The following coding sequences lie in one Burkholderia cepacia genomic window:
- a CDS encoding helix-turn-helix domain-containing protein codes for MDSDIMRIGLRIRRLRREAKKTLLEVATEAKLSVGFLSQVERHLTGISLSSLVNVAKALDVPLGALIDQPRQAQPDSHEGSRKPYALDATSQWYERLSTTFDGSQVNALKVRMMEGYRSEWVSHGGDEFVYVLAGRICYTVGKKVYPLAPGDSLHFDARKRHRVANVGDGPAELIAVGTLPLFDDRCAELVSATMEIRPPTPGEPRVSRRAAPASKRSDRDAEAARPAKAGAAEKKASAKPRASTGKRPAAATPARKKKS; via the coding sequence ATGGATTCAGACATCATGCGTATCGGCCTGCGCATTCGCCGCCTGCGCCGGGAAGCGAAGAAGACGCTGCTGGAAGTCGCGACCGAAGCGAAGTTGTCGGTCGGGTTCCTGTCGCAGGTCGAGCGGCATCTCACCGGCATCTCGCTGTCTTCGCTCGTCAACGTCGCCAAGGCGCTCGACGTCCCGCTCGGCGCGCTGATCGACCAGCCGCGCCAGGCGCAGCCCGATTCGCACGAAGGCAGCCGCAAGCCGTACGCGCTCGACGCCACGTCGCAGTGGTACGAGCGGCTCTCCACCACCTTCGACGGCAGCCAGGTCAACGCGCTCAAGGTGCGGATGATGGAAGGCTACCGTTCGGAATGGGTGTCACATGGCGGCGACGAGTTCGTGTATGTGCTGGCCGGCCGCATCTGCTACACGGTCGGCAAGAAGGTCTATCCGCTGGCGCCCGGTGATTCGCTGCACTTCGACGCACGCAAGCGGCATCGCGTCGCGAACGTCGGCGACGGGCCGGCCGAGCTGATCGCGGTCGGCACGCTGCCGCTGTTCGACGACAGATGCGCCGAACTGGTGTCGGCGACGATGGAAATCAGACCACCGACGCCCGGCGAGCCGCGCGTGAGCCGCCGCGCCGCGCCGGCCTCCAAACGCAGCGACCGCGACGCCGAGGCAGCCCGGCCGGCCAAGGCCGGCGCCGCGGAAAAGAAGGCGTCGGCGAAACCGCGCGCGTCCACCGGCAAACGCCCGGCGGCCGCCACCCCGGCGCGCAAGAAGAAGTCGTAA
- a CDS encoding multifunctional CCA addition/repair protein, whose amino-acid sequence MNIYAVGGAIRDELLGVPVQDRDYVVVGATPEQMAAQGFRPVGKDFPVFLHPRTQEEYALARTERKTAAGYHGFQFYYAPDVTLDEDLARRDLTVNAMAREVSPEGALVGPVIDPFDGQADLRARVFRHVSDAFVEDPVRILRIARFAARFADFTVADETLALMRRMVDAGEVDALVPERVWQEIARGLMEAKPSRMFAVLRECGALARILPEVDALWGVPQRADYHPEVDTGVHVMMVVDYAAKQRYSLPVRFAALTHDLGKATTPADVLPRHVGHEGRSVDLLKPLCERLRVPNECRDLALVVAREHGNLHRVMEMGAAALVRLFERSDALRKPARFAEMLQACESDARGRLGLDAQPYPQAERLRVALAAARSVDAGAIARGIGNDAEKIKDAVHRARIRAVAQALEIDE is encoded by the coding sequence ATGAACATTTACGCGGTAGGCGGAGCGATCCGCGACGAATTGCTCGGCGTGCCCGTGCAGGACCGCGACTACGTGGTGGTCGGCGCGACGCCCGAGCAGATGGCCGCGCAGGGCTTCCGGCCGGTCGGCAAGGATTTCCCGGTGTTCCTGCATCCGCGGACGCAGGAGGAGTACGCGCTGGCGCGCACCGAGCGCAAGACGGCGGCCGGCTATCACGGCTTCCAGTTCTATTACGCGCCGGACGTGACGCTCGACGAGGATCTCGCGCGGCGCGACCTGACGGTCAACGCGATGGCGCGCGAGGTGAGCCCGGAGGGTGCGCTGGTCGGGCCCGTGATCGATCCGTTCGACGGCCAGGCCGACCTGCGCGCGCGCGTGTTCCGGCACGTGAGCGACGCGTTCGTCGAGGATCCCGTGCGGATCCTGCGGATTGCGCGCTTCGCCGCGCGGTTTGCCGATTTCACGGTGGCGGATGAAACGCTCGCGCTGATGCGGCGGATGGTCGACGCGGGCGAGGTGGACGCGCTGGTGCCCGAGCGCGTGTGGCAGGAAATCGCGCGCGGGCTGATGGAGGCGAAGCCTTCGCGGATGTTCGCGGTGCTGCGCGAGTGCGGCGCGCTCGCGCGCATCCTGCCCGAGGTCGACGCGCTGTGGGGCGTGCCGCAGCGCGCCGACTATCACCCGGAAGTCGATACCGGCGTGCACGTGATGATGGTCGTCGACTACGCGGCGAAGCAGCGCTATTCGCTGCCGGTGCGCTTCGCGGCGCTCACGCACGATCTCGGCAAGGCGACGACGCCCGCGGACGTGCTGCCGCGCCACGTCGGCCACGAAGGCCGCAGCGTCGACCTGCTCAAGCCGTTGTGCGAGCGGCTGCGTGTGCCGAACGAATGCCGCGATCTTGCGCTCGTGGTCGCGCGCGAGCACGGCAACCTGCATCGCGTGATGGAGATGGGCGCGGCCGCGCTGGTGCGCTTGTTCGAGCGCAGCGATGCGCTGCGCAAGCCGGCGCGTTTCGCCGAGATGCTGCAGGCGTGCGAATCGGATGCGCGCGGTCGGCTCGGGCTCGATGCGCAACCGTATCCGCAGGCCGAGCGGCTGCGCGTCGCGCTCGCGGCCGCGCGTAGCGTCGATGCCGGCGCGATCGCGCGCGGCATCGGCAACGACGCGGAGAAGATCAAGGATGCCGTGCATCGCGCGCGGATCCGGGCCGTCGCGCAAGCGCTCGAGATCGACGAGTAG
- a CDS encoding M24 family metallopeptidase, producing MIDRLKYSFSGLPQYDASVADTQAGLSRLLDAARLDAVIVTSQDEYVTEYLPRSNNPRYALSGFDGSAGCGIFLSAATAQALGVPPFVLFVDGRYHLQAEQQCDPARVHIEKLGMNVTIWQAMADWLVAHASRLARVGYDALRISVAQRDRLLAQTQAASLDWTSLADREIDRAIALPGWNVERPIFEVPEAMTGLSVAQNLDTLNRQLAAHTGAADGKTAFFSCASDDLAYLLNSRGYHIPNASSHLGFLFAVGGQVALFLPEGCDGCEVALDSYPALNVIRRDVAALERFLAQFAVEHVCYGFESVNCALVDAVSRVWPHARHADFNPVEAMRASKTPAVLDRFRDAFARSSAAIAETMRWAKTGEPGARHTEYDLARTINDAYGARSAVALTFPSIAANGANSAFAHYTAASAGVELTEGELVLLDSGAYYEAGFATDCTRVVLRRTHPDTVAQPWQREIYTVALKACIKGLVTRFPSTATGADVDALVRQVCRDHGHDFGHGTGHGVGIHVHEGGVRFAPGAKYGLVPNAVISVEPGIYLAGKGGVRIENIVIIRTDETQPDTVRFENIVAVGYDWDLIDLDLLDDDERAYLRDYERLCVERGTQVTACPLL from the coding sequence ATGATCGATCGACTGAAATACAGCTTCTCCGGCCTTCCCCAGTACGACGCGTCCGTCGCCGACACGCAGGCCGGCCTGTCGCGCCTGCTCGACGCGGCACGCCTCGACGCGGTGATCGTCACGTCGCAGGACGAATACGTGACCGAGTACCTGCCGCGCAGCAACAACCCGCGCTACGCGCTGTCGGGTTTCGACGGGTCGGCCGGCTGCGGGATCTTCCTGAGCGCGGCGACCGCGCAGGCGCTCGGCGTGCCGCCGTTCGTGCTGTTCGTCGATGGCCGTTATCATCTGCAGGCCGAGCAGCAGTGCGATCCGGCGCGCGTGCATATCGAGAAGCTCGGGATGAACGTGACGATCTGGCAGGCGATGGCCGACTGGCTGGTTGCGCATGCGAGCCGGCTCGCACGGGTCGGCTACGACGCGCTGCGGATCAGCGTCGCGCAGCGCGACCGGCTGCTCGCGCAGACGCAGGCCGCGTCGCTCGACTGGACGAGCCTCGCCGATCGCGAGATCGACCGTGCGATCGCGCTGCCGGGCTGGAACGTCGAGCGGCCGATCTTCGAGGTGCCGGAAGCGATGACCGGCCTGAGCGTCGCGCAGAACCTCGACACGCTGAATCGCCAGCTCGCCGCGCACACTGGCGCGGCCGACGGCAAGACCGCGTTCTTCTCGTGCGCGTCGGACGATCTCGCGTATCTGCTGAACAGCCGCGGTTATCACATCCCGAATGCGTCGTCGCACCTCGGCTTCCTGTTCGCGGTCGGCGGTCAGGTCGCGCTGTTCCTGCCGGAAGGCTGCGACGGCTGCGAGGTCGCGCTCGATTCGTATCCGGCGCTGAACGTGATCCGCCGCGATGTGGCGGCGCTCGAGCGTTTTCTCGCGCAGTTCGCGGTCGAGCACGTGTGCTACGGCTTCGAATCGGTGAACTGCGCGCTCGTCGATGCGGTGAGCCGCGTGTGGCCGCACGCGCGGCATGCCGATTTCAACCCGGTCGAGGCGATGCGGGCGAGCAAGACGCCGGCGGTGCTCGACCGGTTCCGCGACGCGTTCGCGCGCAGCTCGGCGGCGATCGCCGAGACGATGCGCTGGGCGAAGACCGGCGAGCCGGGCGCCCGCCACACCGAATACGACCTCGCACGCACGATCAACGACGCGTACGGCGCGCGTTCGGCCGTCGCGCTGACGTTTCCGTCGATCGCGGCGAATGGCGCGAACAGCGCGTTCGCGCATTACACGGCGGCAAGCGCCGGCGTCGAGCTGACGGAAGGCGAGCTCGTGCTGCTCGACAGCGGCGCTTATTACGAAGCCGGCTTCGCGACGGACTGCACGCGCGTCGTGCTGCGCCGCACGCATCCGGACACGGTTGCGCAACCCTGGCAGCGCGAGATCTACACGGTCGCGCTGAAGGCCTGCATCAAGGGGCTCGTCACGCGCTTCCCGAGCACGGCGACAGGCGCCGACGTCGACGCGCTCGTGCGGCAGGTGTGCCGCGACCACGGCCACGATTTCGGCCACGGCACCGGGCACGGCGTCGGGATTCACGTGCACGAGGGTGGCGTGCGGTTCGCGCCGGGCGCGAAATACGGGCTGGTGCCGAATGCGGTGATTTCGGTCGAGCCGGGCATCTATCTGGCGGGCAAGGGCGGCGTGCGGATCGAGAACATCGTGATCATCCGGACCGACGAAACGCAGCCGGACACGGTGAGGTTCGAGAACATCGTGGCGGTTGGCTACGACTGGGACCTGATCGATCTCGACCTGCTCGACGACGACGAGCGTGCATACCTGCGCGACTACGAGCGGCTGTGCGTGGAACGCGGCACGCAGGTTACTGCGTGTCCGCTGCTGTAA